In the genome of Quercus robur chromosome 3, dhQueRobu3.1, whole genome shotgun sequence, one region contains:
- the LOC126717800 gene encoding zinc finger protein SHOOT GRAVITROPISM 5 — MFDNSASSGAPSSSSEAFASLENGVTNKRKRRPAGTPDPDAEVVSLSPKTLLESDRYVCEICNQGFQRDQNLQMHRRRHKVPWKLLKRETQEVKKRVFVCPEPSCLHHDPCHALGDLVGIKKHFRRKHSNHKQWVCEKCSKGYAVQSDYKAHLKTCGTRGHSCDCGRVFSRVESFIEHQDTCNVRQSRPEIQVLQPACSSRTASSTSPSSDNTNNFSIAPLPGLSTPKPTEPVFLTSEQNNAPSTSKAQQHNLELQLLPSSNALSLKLSIGSSCDGGGRNESNKPNLDTCKRPIGENGVVNEQTLEVTRLKDFASEELKLAMAEKAYAEEARREAKRQIEIAELDFANAKRIRQQAQSDLEKAQVLKEQAIKKISSTMLQITCQACKQQFHASTVVSPSDEISLAVSYMSSATTEGEGE; from the exons atgTTTGACAACAGTGCTTCTTCTGGTGCTCCATCATCTTCCTCTGAAGCATTTGCTTCCCTAGAAAATGGTGTcactaacaaaagaaaaagaagacctgCAGGCACACCAG ATCCAGATGCTGAGGTtgtgtctctctctcccaaaaCCTTATTGGAATCAGACAGGTATGTGTGTGAGATCTGTAACCAAGGTTTCCAAAGGGACCAGAATTTACAGATGCATAGGAGAAGGCACAAAGTGCCATGGAAATTGCTCAAGAGAGAGACACAAGAGGTGAAGAAGAGAGTGTTTGTGTGCCCAGAGCCTAGCTGCTTGCACCATGACCCCTGTCATGCCCTCGGTGATCTTGTGGGAATAAAGAAACATTTCAGAAGGAAACATAGCAATCACAAGCAGTGGGTGTGTGAGAAATGCTCCAAAGGCTATGCTGTTCAATCTGATTACAAAGCCCATCTCAAAACCTGTGGCACCAGAGGCCATTCTTGTGACTGTGGCCGTGTCTTTTCCag AGTTGAGAGTTTCATTGAGCACCAAGACACTTGCAATGTCCGGCAGTCTAGGCCTGAAATACAGGTACTGCAACCAGCCTGCTCATCTAGAACTGCTTCAAGCACAAGCCCATCAAGTGATAATACCAACAATTTTAGCATAGCCCCATTGCCTGGTTTGTCTACACCAAAGCCAACTGAACCTGTTTTCTTAACCTCTGAGCAAAACAATGCTCCTTCCACTTCTAAGGCACAGCAACACAACTTGGAACTTCAACTCCTACCTTCATCAAACGCCCTCTCGTTGAAACTCTCTATAGGCTCATCATGTGATGGTGGTGGGAGGAATGAATCAAATAAGCCTAATTTGGATACATGTAAGAGACCAATTGGTGAAAACGGTGTGGTTAATGAACAAACATTGGAAGTGACAAGGTTGAAAGATTTTGCAAGCGAGGAGCTAAAGTTGGCCATGGCAGAAAAGGCCTACGCCGAGGAAGCTAGGCGAGAAGCGAAACGTCAAATTGAGATAGCTGAGCTTGACTTTGCAAATGCCAAGAGGATAAGGCAACAAGCGCAGTCTGACCTTGAAAAGGCTCAGGTTCTGAAGGAGCAAGCCATCAAGAAGATAAGCTCAACCATGTTGCAGATCACTTGCCAAGCTTGCAAGCAACAATTCCATGCATCCACAGTTGTATCACCATCAGATGAGATCTCTCTTGCTGTGAGTTACATGTCCTCAGCTACAACAGAAGGGGAAGGAGAATGA
- the LOC126717801 gene encoding serine/threonine-protein kinase BRI1-like 2: MEGNPVQLFYHLALPLLFMLFVLVPGTKQDGDSMIKTDVQALIMFKKMIQKDPNGALSDWQLDRNPCSWHGISCSLGRVTQLDLTGSYLVGTMFFDPLSSLEMLSALKLSTNSFYINATTLLHLPPGLKQLDLSFNILVGSVPENLFLRCPDLEDVNLSFSNMTGSLPETLLLNSDKLQVLDLSYNNLTGSISELKIDNSCSSLLRLDLSGNRISGSLPNSFSNCTSLQTLNLAYNWLSGEIPRSFGQLNSLQRLDLSRNYLTGWIPPELGDACGSLSELVLSNNNLSGSIPASLSSCSWLQFLDLSNNNISGPLPDSFFKKLVALENLLLSNNIISGSFPASISSCKSLKIIDFSSNRISGIIPPDICPGAAMLEELKMPDNLITGGIPAELSQCSQLKKIDFSLNYLNGSIPAELGKLENLEQLIAWFNGLEGRIPPELGKCKNLKNLILNNNHLKGEIPVELFNCRNLEWISLTSNGLTGEIPKEFGLLTRLAVLQLGNNSFSGQIPRELAKCSSLVWLDLNSNKLNGEIPPQLGRQLGAKAFSGYLSDNTLVFVRNVGNSCKGVGGLLEFSGIRPERLQQIPTLKTCDFTRFYSGPVLSRFTKYQTLEYLDLSYNELRGKIPDELGNMVALQVLVLAHNQLSGEIPSSLGQLKDLGVFDASHNRLQGHIPDSFSNLSFLVQIDLSNNELTGEIPSRGQLTTLPASQYANNPGLCGVPLPECTISNEAPTIPSGDGNRGSRKTTAASWANSIVLGILISIASVCILIVWAIAMRARRKEAEEVKMLNTLQASHAATTWKIDKEKEPLSINVATFQRQLRKLKFSQLIEATNGFSAESLIGCGGFGEVFKATLKDGSSVAIKKLIRLSCQGDREFMAEMETLGKIKHKNLVPLLGYCKVGEERLLVYEFMEYGSLEEMLHGRTKTRDRRILTWEERKKIARGAAKGLCFLHHNCIPHIIHRDMKSSNVLLDHEMEARVSDFGMARLISALDTHLSVSTLAGTPGYVPPEYYQSFRCTAKGDVYSFGVVLLELLAGKRPTDKEDFGDTNLVGWVKIKVREGKQMEVIDPELLLVTKGTDEAEAVEVKEMIRYLEIALQCVDDFPSKRPNMLQVVANLRELMPGSANGSSNSG, translated from the coding sequence ATGGAGGGCAACCCAGTTCAGCTTTTCTATCATCTTGCTCTGCCACTTCTCTTCATGCTGTTTGTTTTAGTTCCTGGGACAAAACAAGACGGGGATTCAATGATCAAGACTGATGTACAAGCTCTTATTATGTTCAAGAAGATGATACAGAAGGACCCAAATGGAGCTTTATCAGATTGGCAGCTCGACAGGAATCCATGCAGCTGGCATGGAATTTCATGCTCTTTAGGACGAGTGACTCAACTCGATCTTACAGGGTCTTATCTTGTTGGGACTATGTTCTTTGATCCTTTGTCTTCCCTTGAAATGTTATCTGCCCTAAAGCTGTCTACCAATTCGTTTTACATAAATGCAACTACTTTGCTTCACCTCCCACCTGGTTTGAAACAGCTTGATCTATCTTTTAATATTCTTGTTGGTTCTGTCCCTGAAAATTTGTTCCTCAGGTGTCCTGATCTTGAAGATGTGAATCTTTCTTTTAGCAATATGACGGGTTCTTTACCCGAAACTCTCTTATTGAATTCAGATAAACTGCAGGTCCTTGACCTCTCTTATAACAATCTAACAGGCTCAATTTCTGAATTGAAAATTGATAACTCTTGCAGTTCCTTGCTGCGGCTTGATCTCTCTGGAAATCGTATATCGGGGTCCCTTCCAAACTCCTTTTCAAACTGCACGAGTCTCCAAACTTTGAATTTAGCTTACAATTGGCTCTCTGGGGAAATCCCAAGATCATTTGGGCAGCTCAACAGTTTACAGAGATTGGATCTCTCTCGAAATTATCTCACTGGCTGGATCCCTCCTGAATTGGGAGATGCATGTGGCTCACTTTCAGAACTTGTGCTTTCTAATAATAACCTTTCAGGCTCAATTCCTGCCTCTTTATCCTCTTGTTCTTGGTTGCAGTTTCTTGACCtgtctaataataatatatcgGGTCCCTTACCCGATTCCTTTTTTAAGAAACTTGTCGCACTAGAGAATTTGTTGTTGAGTAATAACATAATCTCTGGATCATTTCCTGCTTCTATATCATCTTGCAAGAGCTTAAAGATTATAGATTTTAGCTCTAACAGGATTTCAGGTATCATCCCACCAGATATATGTCCAGGAGCTGCCATGCTTGAGGAGTTGAAAATGCCGGATAATCTCATCACGGGAGGAATCCCTGCTGAGTTATCACAATGTTCACAGctgaagaaaattgattttagCCTAAACTATCTCAATGGCTCAATTCCAGCAGAGCTTGGGAAGCTTGAGAATCTTGAGCAGCTAATAGCATGGTTCAATGGATTGGAAGGTAGAATCCCACCAGAGTTGGGAAAATGCAAGAATCTCAAGAATCTTATCCTCAACAACAATCATCTGAAAGGTGAAATTCCAGTTGAATTGTTCAATTGCAGGAATCTTGAATGGATATCGCTCACAAGCAATGGACTCACCGGTGAGATCCCAAAGGAATTTGGTCTATTGACAAGACTGGCTGTTTTGCAACTAGGGAATAACAGCTTCAGTGGGCAGATACCAAGAGAGCTAGCAAAGTGCAGCAGTTTGGTTTGGCTGGACTTGAACAGCAACAAGCTTAATGGGGAGATTCCACCTCAACTTGGCCGACAGCTAGGGGCAAAAGCATTTTCCGGATATCTTTCTGACAACACCTTGGTGTTTGTACGTAATGTGGGAAATTCATGTAAAGGAGTTGGAGGTTTGTTGGAATTTTCAGGAATTCGACCTGAAAGACTACAGCAGATCCCTACACTGAAGACTTGTGATTTCACAAGATTTTATTCTGGTCCAGTCCTAAGCCGTTTTACAAAGTACCAGACGCTGGAGTATTTGGATCTTTCTTACAATGAGCTTCGTGGTAAAATCCCCGACGAACTTGGGAACATGGTGGCCTTACAAGTTCTTGTGTTAGCCCACAACCAGTTATCTGGTGAGATTCCGTCATCACTTGGCCAGCTCAAAGATTTAGGTGTATTTGATGCATCACATAACAGATTGCAGGGCCATATTCCAGACTCCTTCTCAAACCTATCATTTTTAGTGCAAATTGATCTATCCAACAACGAATTAACTGGAGAAATTCCATCAAGAGGACAACTCACTACACTTCCTGCAAGCCAGTATGCGAACAACCCAGGACTCTGTGGGGTTCCATTACCTGAATGCACAATTAGCAATGAAGCACCAACAATTCCAAGTGGCGATGGTAACAGAGGAAGTCGGAAGACAACAGCTGCATCTTGGGCAAATAGCATTGTCCTAGGGATTCTCATCTCAATTGCTTCTGTCTGCATACTGATTGTGTGGGCAATCGCAATGCGTGCAAGGCGGAAGGAGGCAGAGGAAGTCAAGATGCTTAATACCTTGCAAGCATCCCATGCAGCCACCACATGGAAAattgacaaagaaaaagagCCATTGAGCATAAATGTAGCAACTTTTCAGAGGCAGCTGAGGAAGCTAAAGTTCTCCCAACTCATTGAGGCTACCAACGGCTTCTCAGCAGAAAGTCTTATTGGGTGTGGAGGGTTTGGAGAAGTGTTCAAGGCGACATTGAAAGATGGGTCAAGTGTTGCAATCAAGAAGCTCATACGACTGAGCTGCCAGGGGGACCGAGAATTCATGGCTGAGATGGAAACTTTAGGGAAGATCAAGCATAAGAATCTTGTGCCTCTATTGGGTTATTGCAAAGTCGGCGAGGAGAGACTCCTTGTGTATGAATTTATGGAATATGGAAGCCTAGAAGAAATGCTCCATGGGAGGACAAAGACACGAGATAGGCGAATTCTGACAtgggaggaaagaaaaaagattgcAAGAGGTGCAGCTAAAGGACTCTGTTTCCTACATCACAATTGCATCCCACACATTATACACAGGGACATGAAGTCAAGCAATGTACTACTTGACCATGAAATGGAAGCCAGGGTCTCTGATTTTGGAATGGCAAGGCTTATTAGTGCACTTGACACACACCTAAGTGTAAGCACACTGGCAGGCACACCTGGATATGTCCCACCTGAGTATTACCAAAGCTTCCGCTGCACTGCAAAAGGCGATGTCTATTCTTTTGGTGTTGTCCTCTTGGAACTCTTGGCAGGGAAACGTCCAACAGACAAGGAGGACTTTGGAGATACCAACTTGGTGGGGTGGGTGAAAATAAAGGTAAGAGAAGGTAAACAAATGGAAGTAATAGACCCAGAGTTGCTCTTAGTGACAAAAGGAACTGATGAAGCAGAAGCTGTAGAAGTAAAAGAGATGATAAGGTATTTGGAAATAGCATTGCAATGTGTGGACGATTTCCCTTCCAAAAGGCCTAACATGTTGCAGGTTGTGGCTAATCTGAGAGAGCTGATGCCTGGATCAGCCAATGGAAGCAGCAACAGTGGTTGA